The Longimicrobiaceae bacterium genome includes the window CCCGTCCAGGATGGTGTCGTCGCTCCGGGTGGCGCGCATGCCGAGGACGTCCCACGTCTCCTTGATGCTGTACCCCTCGCTCTCGCGCGGCATGAAGGCGTGGACGACCTTGGGCGCCGCGGGGTCGCTCATGTCCATGCCGTGGATGCCGAGGTACGTCCAGACCGGGGTGAGGCTGCCGAACGACTTGTGGCCCGTGAAGCGGTACCCGCCCTCCACCCGCTCGGCGCGCGTGGTGGAGAGCAGCACCGGGATGTCGTTGCCGGTCTCCGCGTGCCCGGCGGCGAACACGGCGCCGCTGGCCGCCTCGCGGAGCAGCCATTCGGCGGACCGGTCGCCGCGGCGCCAGAGGTCGGCGATCAGCCCGACCCAGTAGACGTGCATGTTCACGGCGAGCGCCGTCGCCGGCGCGTGGTACCCGAGCCGGCGCTGCTCGCGGCAGACGTCCGCGAGCGTATAGCCGCGCCCGCCGAGCTCCGCGGGGACCGCCATCGTCAGGTACCCCGAGTCCCGCAGCTCATCGAAGTCCTCCGCGAAGAACCGGTTCTCGCGGTCGTACTGCGGCGCGCGCTGCTGGAAGCGCTGCAGCATCTCGTCCGTCAGGACGGGACGCGGCTCTCCGGTGGCCCGGCTGACCGGCACTTCCCTGATGCCTTCCATCGTGGTCTCCATGCGATGCTCCTGGGGTGGGGAGTGGCTGCGTGCTGCGGATCGTGCACCGGCGCGAGGGGCGGAGGAACGGCCGGCAGGCAACTCGCCTCAACTGTAGAAGCGGAAAAGACCCCGGAAGTGGCTCACGCGCTTCAGATCCGTTGTTCCCGGCCGGAGCGCGCACTACTATGCGCGTGGCGCCGCGACCGCGGCATCCTGCCCCGGCACCTTCCCCGGAGCCAGAGCCATGTCCGAACAGGGCGAGGTGACACGCCTGCTGGTCCAGCTCGGCCACGGCGGCCGCGATGCCATGGACCGGGTGCTCCCGATGGTCTACGGGGAGCTGCAGCGGCTCGCACAGCGCCAGCTTCGCGGCGAGCGCGGCGACCACACGCTGCAGGCCACGGACCTCGTCCACGAGGCGTACGTGAAGCTCGGCGGGCTGGAACGGATCGAGTGGAAGAACCGGGCGCAGTTCTTCGCGATCGCCGCGCAGGCCATGCGGCGGGTGCTGGTGGACCACGCCGTCGGCCGGCAGGCGGCCAAGCGCGGCGGCGAGCGGCGCAAGGTGCCGCTCGACGAGGCGATGCTCGTCTTGGAGGAGCAGACGGACGACGTCCTGGCGCTGAACGCCGCCCTTTCCGCGCTGGAAAGGTCCAGCCCCCGGCTCGTGCGGATCGTGGAGTGCCGCTACTTCGCGGGGCTGTCCATCGAGGAGACGGCGGAGGCGCTGGAGATCTCGCCGGCTACCGTCAAGCGCGACTGGACGATGGCCCGCGCCTGGCTGAGCCGTGAGCTGAGCGGGTGATGGCCGGCGCGTCGGGGAGGTGGTGGAGCCGCTTCTGGCCCGGCAGGCGCGCCGCAGCGCCGGCCGACGCGCCCGACCACTGGCGGCAGCTCCAGGAGATCCTGCACTCTGCGCTGGAGACGCCCAGCGGCGAGCGGATGGCCTTCGTCGCCGGGGCCTGCGCGGACCGGCCGGAGCTGCGGCGCGAGGTGGAGTCGCTCCTTGCCGCGCACGCGCGGCCGAGCGTGCTGGACCGCCCCCCGGCGGTGCTGCTGGGGCTCGCCCCGGCGCCCGGCGCGCAGACCCCACCGCGGCTGGACCGCAGCGCCCCCCACTACGAGATCGTGGAGAAGGTGGGCGGCGGCGGCATGGGCGTCGTCTACCGGGCGCGCGACCGCCGGCTGGGGCGATCCGTCGCGCTGAAGTTCCTTCCCCCGCACCTGAACGCGGACGAGCACGCCAGGGAGCGCTTCCTGGTGGAGGCACAGGCCGCCGCGGCGCTCGACCATCCCAACATCTGCACGCTCTACGAGGCAGGGGAGACCGACGACGGCCACCTCTTCCTGGCGATGCCCTTCTACGAGGGTGAGACGCTGAAGCGGCGGCTCACCGGCGGGGCGCTCACGGTCGCGGAAGCGCTGGACGTGGCGGTGCAGGTGGCGAACGGGCTGGAGAAGGCCCACGAGCGAGGGATCGTCCACCGCGACATCAAGCCCGCCAACCTGGTCGTCACCGGCGACGGCGTGGTCAAGATCGTGGACTTCGGCATCGCCAAGCTGGCCCACGCGGGCGTGACCCGCCCGGGCATCATGCTCGGCACCCTCGCGTACATGAGCCCCGAGCAGGCGGAGGGCCGGGAGGTCGACGGGCGCACCGACCTCTGGTCGCTCGGCGTGGTGCTCTACGAGATGCTGACGGGCGAGCGGCCGTTCCGGGGCGAGCACGACCGCGTGCTGCTGCACGCCATCACCGCCGCCGACCCGAGGCCGCCCACCGCGCTTCGCCCCGACGTCCCGGCCAGGGTGGAGGCCGCGGTCCTGCGCGCGCTCGCCAGGTCCCCCACCGAGCGCTACGCCACCGCGCGCGAGATGTCGGCCGCGCTCGATGCGATCCGCGCTCCCGCGCTCCCCGGAGCGGCTCCCGCCGTGCCCCGGCTGGACTCCGGCGAGGGTGCGTTCGGCGGTGTGGCGCCCGGGGGCGAGCGGCGCCAGGCCACGATCGTCGTCTCGACGATCTCCGGCTACGACTCGCTGGTCGAGCGGCGGGTGCCCGGCGAGGTGGAGCAGGTGCTCGCCGGCCTCCGCGCCGCGGCGGAAGCCGTCGCGGCGGCCCACGGGGGCGTGCTCAACCAGTTCGCCGGCGACGAGCTGGTGCTGCTCTTCGGCGTGCCGACCACCCGGGAGGACGACGCGATCCGCGCGGCACGTGCGGCGCTGGAGCTGCACGCCCGCGTCCGCGCGCTCGCGCCGGAGGGCGAGGGGAGGGACGGCGAGCACCTGGTGCTGCACACCGGGATCGACACCGGGCGCGTGGTCTCGCACCCGGAGGAGGGAGCCCCCGGAACCTACCGTCTCGCCGGTGCTGCCGCCCAGGTGGCGGCGCGGCTTGCGCGGCAGGCGGGCAGGGACGAGGTATGGGCCAGCCCGGAGTGCCGCCACCTGATCGGCGCGTGCTTCGACTCCGAGCCTCGCGAGGCGATCGCCCTGCGCGACCGCAGGCAGCCCCTGGTGCCGTACCGTGTGCTCCGCGCGTCGGGGCTCCAGACGCGCATCGAAGCCCAGGAGAAGGCCGGCCTCACCGCGTACACCGGCCGCGACGGCGAGCTCGCCGCCCTGCGCCGCTGCCTGGCCGACGCCCTCGCCGGGGAGGGGCAGCTCGTGACCGTCACGGGAGAGCCGGGGATCGGCAAGAGCAGGCTGCTGCACGAGTTCCGGCAGGGGGTGGGCGCCTCCGGCGTGCCCGTGCTGATGGGGCGCTGCCAGCCGCACGGCGCCGGTGTGGCGTACCTTCCGTTCGTCGAGATCCTGCGCGCCGGGCTGGGGCTCGGCGAGGACGCCGAGGAGGGGAGGGAGGAGCGCACGGCCGAGCGCATCCGCGCGATCAGCCCGGCGCTGGAAGAGTTCATCCCGCTCTACCTGCACCTGCTCTCGGTCCCGAGCAGCCGGTACACGGTGCCGAGGCACCTGCAGGGCGACGCGTTCCGGCTCGCCATGCAGGAGGCGCTCGCCGCCGTGCTGACGCTGAACGCGCAGCGCGAGCCGGGCGTGGTACTGCTGGAGGACTGGCACTGGGCCGACGAGGCCTCGCATGCCGTGCTCCGGCAGGTGGCCGAGGTCATGGCCGACTCCCCGCTCCTGGTGCTGGTGACGCTGCGGCCCGGCTACGGGATGGAGTGGAGCTCGCCCGGGCAGCACGCGCCGATCGCGCTGCGGCCCCTCGACCCCGCGTCGACGGAGTCGATGCTGCGGTCGCTGCTGAAGGCCGGCCGCGTTCCCGCAGACCTGGCCGCCCTGATCCACGAGCGGACCGGCGGCAACCCGTTCTTCATCGAGGAGATCTGCCAGGCGCTCGTCGAGGAGGGCGCCCTCCGCCCCGGCGGCGGCGACGTCGTCCTCGCCGGGCCGCTGCAGATGCTGGAACTCCCGGATTCGATCCAGGCGGTGATCCGTGCCCGCCTCGACCGGCTGGATCGCGACGCGCGCGACGTGGTGCGGCTCGCCGCGGTGGTCGGGCGCGAGTTCACCCGGACGCTCCTGGAGCGCACCGTCACCGACGGCGGGACGCTCCCGCAGGCGCTGGAGAGGCTGAAGGCCGCGGGGCTCGTCCAGCAGACGCGGGTCGCGCCGGAAGCCGGGTACCGGTTCAAGCACGTGCTCACGCAGGAAGTCGCCTATTCGAGCCTGCTGGAGCACCAGCGCCGGGAGCTGCATGCGCGGGTGGGTGCGCAGATCGAGCAGCTCTACGCCGACCGGATGGACGACCACGCCGATCGGCTGGCGCACCACTTCAGCCGCGCCGAGGAGTGGGAGAAAGCCGTGGCGTACGGCCTCCGCTCCGCGGAGCGTGCGGGCGCCCTGGCGCAGTTCTCGGAGGCGCTGCAGGTGCTGGAGCGCACGCAGCGCTGGCTCGCGAAGCTCCCCGCCGGGGCCGTCCGGCACCGTGTGCTCACCGACCTCCTGCTCAGGCAGGAGCGGCTCTGCGAGACCCTCGGCCTGCGCGCGCGGCAGCAGCAGATCATCGACGAGCTGATCTCGCTCCTCGACCCGGGCCGCGACGGCGATCGGCTGGCCGAGGTGTACCTGCGGCAGGGGGACCTCTTCACGCTGCTGCGCCAGTTCGACCGGGCCGAGCAGGCGCTGGACCGGTCGCTCCGGCTGCGGCGCGACCTGGGCGACCGCATCGGCGAGCGGAACACGCTGCGGAGCCTGGGGCTGCTGCGGTGGCACGAGGGCCGCAACCGGCAAGCGCTCGATTTCGCGGAGCCCGCGCTGCGGATCGCGCGGGAGCAGGGGGAGGCGGCCGCCATCGTCGGCGACCTGGTCAACCAGGGGGCGATCCTGCGCGCTCTCGGGGAGCTGGATCTCGCCCGGGCTTCGCTGCAGGAGGCGCTGCACCTGGCCGAGGCCGCCGATCCCGGCGACGGCGGCGCGGCGGCCGCGGACGACCTGTCCGTGAAGTGCGTCTACGCGCTGCAGCACCTGGCGAACATCCACCGGGAGCGGGGCGAGCGCGCGCAGGCGCTGGAGTGCCTGCACCGCGCCGGGGAGCTGGCGGAGCTCAAGCGTCTCCCGATCCAGCTCTCCTACCACTACACGTCGGTCGCGCACGTCTACCTGCAGGAGGGCGACGTCGAGGAGAGCCTCCGCTACTACCGCGAAGCGATCGACCTGACCCGCAAGGCCAAGTACGCGCCGGGCCTGGCGCAGTCGCTCCGGATCTCCGGCGAGGTGCTGCTCGGTCTCGGGCGCCACGACGAGGCGCTCTCGAACCTGCACGAGGCGGCGACGCTGTTCGCGCAGCTCAAGGACCTGGAAGGCGAGGCGGCGGCGTGGAGCAGCATCGCGGCGGCACGGGAGCGAGAGGGGGAGCAGGTGCCGGCCCTGGCCGCCTGGAGCCGGGCGGCCGCGCTGCATCGACAGCTTCAGCACGCGGCCGGGGAGATGGAGGCGCTGGAGGGGCTCGGCCGCACGACCCGCCGGCACGTGGCCGAGCCTTCGCTCGCGCTGGCGCACTACCATCCCGCGGCCGAGCTGGCGCGCACGGCGGGAGACCGCGCCGCGGAAGGCCGGCTGCGCAACACGATCGGCCTCCTGGAATGGAGCCGCGGCGAGTACGAGCAGGCGCTCGCCAGCTACGAGCGGGCGCTCGCCCTCTACCGCGAGCTGGGCGACGGCGTCCACGCCGGCCTGATGCTCAACAGCATCGGCGCGACGCTGAAGGCGCAGGGCCGGAGCGACGAGGCGGAGCGCCGGCTGCACGAGGCCGTCGCCCTGCACCGGGAAACGGGTGAGCGGAAGCTGGAGGGCCATGCGCTCGCCCTCCTCGGCGACATCTGCGCCGAGCGGGACGAGCCGCAGCCGGCCGGCGCGTACTACCGGCAGTCGCTGGAGATCCGCCGCGCCATCGGGGACCGCCGCGGCGAGGGCTGGATGCTGCACGACCTGGCCCGCGCCGAGCTCGCCGGCGGGCTGCCCTACGAAGTCCGCGAGCGCGTGGCGAGCGCCGCGCAGATCGCCGCGGAGTGCGGCGACACCGAGCTGGCGACCGCGTGCGAGCAGCTCCGCCGCATGGCGGATTGATCCACCCGCAACTCCGGAGGGGCCATGCCGAGGTACATCATCGAGCGGAACGTGGGAACGCTGTCGCGCGAGGAGCTCGACGCCGCCGGGCGGAAGTCCAACGAGGTGCTGGACGGGATGCCCGGCGTGGTCTGGATCCGCAGCTACGTGTCGGACGCGGAGGGGAAGATCTACTGCGAGTACGACGCGCCGGACAGGGAGTCGATCCTGGAGCACGCCCGGCGCGCCGGCCTGCCGGCCGACCGGATCTCCGAGGTCGCGCTCGAGATCAGCCCCGCGATGTTCCGCTGAGGGCTGCAACACGCAATCCACCGACGGGAAACCTGTCGCAATCAGTGCGACACGGAACATGTCTTGCGGCGGCGAGCGCCACATCCACCCGTTTCCCCGGGACGTCATGGCGCAAGCAAGCGTGCTCGACCGACTCGTCCGCGGAGCTGCCGCGGGCCTCGCCGGAACCCTCGTCCTGCAGGCCCTCCGGACCGCCAGCGAAAAGGCCGCCCCCTCCACCATGCCGCCCATTCGCCAGGATCCCGGCGAATACCTGGTGGACAGGGTCGAGCAGGCCCTTCCGGGAGGGGTCCGGGCCCACGTTCCCGCGCTGGCGGAGACGGTCGCCGCGAAGGGCCTGGCGGCCGGCTACGGGATCACGGCCGGGGCGGTCTACGGCCTGGTCCGGCCGCGCGGCGGAGACGTTCTCGTGGATGGCGTCGCGGTGGGGCTCGGAACGTGGGCGGCCGGCTACCTGGGCTGGCTGCCCGCGCTCGGGCTGATGCCGCCCGTCTCCGAGCAGGATGCCCCTGAGGCGCTCGGCCCCATGGTCCGGCATGCCCTCTTCGGCATCGCCGTAGTCGCCGCGTTCAACCAGCTGCGGCGGCGCTGACCGCAGCCGCACACCCGCTCCGCACCTGTCTCCCCCTCCCGATCACCGGGGTGTGGAGCGGCTCGCCTTTAACCCTTCCTGCGGCCCTCGGCACCACCGTCACGCATGATTCGGGACTCCTGACGCTTGCCCCGCCAGGACGGGATCCGCGCTGGGTGGGACACGGGGACCCCGGCTCTGGGACACGTCTGTCCCAGACGGTGCCCCGGCGGCGGACGAGCCGTGCGGGGGTCGCGTCCCCGAGTCGCAGAAGTCGTTCTCTGACACGCGCGTGTGTCCAGAGGGCCGCGCCCTCGATCAGCCGTCTCCCGGCGGCACTCCGGATGCAAAGGGGCACCGCGCCCAGTCGGGCCCGCAGGCTCCCCACCCCGGAGACACGTATGCGCCGTTCCCCCCTCATGCTCGCCGGCATCTGGCTCCTCGCCGGCACCCAGGCCCCCGCCCAGACCCCCCCGGAAACGAAGGATGCGCCGGAGCCGGCGCGCCCGTCGCTGCGCGCGGAGCGGATCACCGGGGCTCCCCCGATCCTGGACGGGCGGCTCGACGACGAGGTCTGGGCCGGCGCGGAAGTCTCGAGCGACCTGGTGCAGCGGGAGCCGAAGGAGGGAGTTCCCGCCTCCGAGCGGACCGAGGTGCGCATCCTGTACGACGACGCGGCGGTCTACGTCGGGATCCGGCTCTTCGACTCCCGTCCGGACTCCGTCGTGGCGCAGCTCGCCCGCCGCGACAACCAGATCTACTCGGACTGGGTCCACGTCGGCTTCGACAGCTACCACGACCGCCGCACGGCGTTCGTCTTCGGCGTGAACCCCCGCGGGGTGAAGCAGGACCTGATGGTCTTCGACGACCGCAGGCTGGACGCGACCTGGGACGCGGTCTGGGAGGTGGGCACCACCATCGACTCGCTCGGCTGGACGGCGGAGTTCCGCATCCCCCTCTCCCAGCTCCGGTTCACGCCGCGGGAGGGGGAGCAGCTCTGGGGCTTCCAGGTCCGCCGCAGGATCGCCCGCCGGAACGAGCTCGCCTTCTGGGCCCCGCTCCCCCGGAACGCACCCGGTGACGTCTCGCTCTACGGCACCCTGCGCGGCCTCGGCGGCCTGCGCTCTCCGCGGCGCCTGGAGGTGGTCCCGTACTCCGTGGCCCGCGTCACCCGCGCCCCCCGGCAGGCCGCCAACCCCCTGTACAGTCCCAGCGACTACTTCGGCTCCCTGGGCGCGGACCTGAAGTACGGCCTCACGTCCAACCTGACGCTCTCGGCCACGATGAACCCGGACTTCGGGCAGGTGGAGGCGGACCCCTCCCAGGTCAACCTCACCGCGTTCGAGACCCGCTTCGAGGAGCGGCGCCCCTTGTTCATGGAGGGGGGCGACATCTTCCGCTTCGGCCTCGGAGAAGGCTGGTGGGGGGGCGAGCAGCTCTTCTATTCCCGGCGCATCGGCCGCGCTCCCCAGCGCCGTCCGTTCGTGGCGGGAGGGTTCGCGGAGGTCCCGGACGCCACCACGCTGCTCGGTGCCGTGAAGCTCTCGGGGAAGACCGCCAGCGGGTGGTCGATCGGGGTCCTCGACGTGGCGACCGCGGAGGAGCAGGCGCTGACGGTGGACTCCCTCGGAAGGCGCGGGCGCGAGGTGGTCGAGCCTATGTCGAACTACGCGGTCGCGAGGCTCAAGCGCGACTTCCGGACGGGGCAGAGCGCAATCGGGGGGATCTTCACGGCCACGAACCGCCGGCTCGACGACAACCCCGCCCTCGGCTTCCTGCGCTCCTCCGCCTACGTCGGCGGCCTGGACGCGCGGCACCGCTTCGGCGGCGGGAACTACGAGCTCAAGGGCTGGCTCATGGGCAGCCACGTCCGGGGGAGCGAGGAGGCGATCACCCGGACGCAGCGCTCCTCGGTGCGCTACTTCCAGCGCCCCGACGCGGCGCACCTGGACCTCGATCCGTCCCTCACCTCGCTCTCGGGCGTCGCGGCCGGCGCCGCCGCATGGAAGATAGGCGGGGGGAACTGGCGCGGCGCCGTGGACGTGCTCGTACGCTCTCCGGGCTTCGAGACCAACGACCTGGGCTTCCAGCGGCTGGCCGACCGCGTCTCCGAGTCCGCCTTCGTCGCCTACGAGCAGTTCCGGCCCGGGCGGCGCTTCCGGCGGTGGAGGGTGGACGCGTTCGAGTGGTCGCAGTGGAGCTACGGAGGCGAGCGGGTGGAGACGGCGGTGGGCGGCACCGCGAACTTCCAGCTCCTCAACTACTGGGGAGGCCACGGCGGCGCCGAGTACTACGTCGAGGCGCTCTCGACGGACGCGCTGCGGGGCGGTCCGGCGCTCCGGACGCCGGGGAAGCTCCACACCTGGCTCGGCCTGAACAGCGACCAGCGGCGCAGGGTGAGCGGCGGGCTCTTCGCGGACCTGTTCCTGGAGGACGAGACGGACGGCCTCTCCTTCCAGCTGGGGCCCACGCTCGCCTACCGCCCCTCCGCGCGCATGGAGCTCTCGCTCGGTCCCTCGGCGGCGTGGAACGTGGTGCCGTGGCAGTACGTGGCGGAGCGGCAGGCCGGCGGGAAGCCGCGCTACGTCGTCGGGCGCCTGGACCAGCAGACCGCCTCCCTCACCGCACGGCTGAACTACACGTTCACCCCGGACCTGACGCTCCAGCTGTACGCGCAGCCGTTCATCAGCGCGGGCGAGTTCACCGAGTTCCAGGTGGCGGACGCCCCCCGCGCCGGGCGGCTCGCGGAGCGGTTCCGCCGTCTGGGCGAGGGTGAGCTCGTCCGCGATCCCACCAACCGTGCCTACAGGGTGGACCTGGACGGGAACGGGGCCGCGGACTTCTCCTTCCCGGACCGCGACTTCCACTTCAAGGAGATGCGCTCCAACGCGGTGCTGCGTTGGGAGTACCGTCCCGGCTCCGCGCTCTTCGTCGTCTGGAGCCAGGGGAGGAGCGCCTCAGATCCCGACGGGGGCCTCCGCCTCGCCCGGGACGCGCGGAGGCTCCTCTCCGTGGAGGAGACCAACGTGCTCCTGGTGAAGCTGAGCTACTGGCTGAGCCGCTGAGGGTGATGTCATGAGGACAGCCGTCTGCCGCCCCGTCGCACTCCCGCGGCGAGGCGGCACCCGGCCCATGCGGCCAGAGGCCCGCACCGACCGGAGGGTCTCCGCCTCTTCCGGAGGGCACATGCGCTCCTACCTGCTGCTCCCGCTGCTCGCCGCGGCCCCCCTCGCCGCGTGCGCTCCCCCCATCCACCACCCGCAGACCCGCAGCGAGCCGTCGCCCGGCGAGGTTGTCCGGGAAGTGCCGCGGGGCGCGGTGCGCTTCCGCGACTTCAACGGGAGCGATGCCCGCTTCCCCGAAGCTCTCGTTGTGGACGCCGGCTCCGGCAGCGAGGGGGAGGGGGCGGCCGAGCCGCGGCCGGAGTAGAGGCGCGGGCGCGCACGCCGGCCACCGGAGCCCCGGCCCGGTCTTCTTCCACCCGAAGCGGAGGTGCCACATGCGGCTGCTGCAGCCGGCCAGCCTGGGTGGGCTCGCCGCCCTGCTCCTGCTCGGCGGGTGGGCGGTCCCGGGGACGGAGGCGAAGGTCGAGACCGAGCGGTACCTGCTCGTCCAGGTCGACGGTCGGCCGCTCCCGTTCCTGATCTACGCGGTGGACGACGACTGCGAGGTCGACCTGGTCGGCGGCACCCTCGACCTGGAGCCCGCCAGGGGGCGCTACGTCCTGGTCGACCGCGTGCGCGGACAGTGCGCCTGGACCGCTCCGGACGAGGTGGAGGAGCGGGAGAGCGGGCGCTACGAAGCCGATGCCCTGGAGATGCGCTTTCGCTCCGACGGCTCCAGCCGGACGTGGCCCGGGTGGGCGAGGGGCGATACCATCCGGATGGTCCGCGGGGGCCGCGCATACACCTTCCGGCGCTGATCGCGGCGCGGGCTGCTGCGCCCTGGCCGGACGCAGCGGTCTTCCAGCGGCAGTGGCGTGGGTTCTGCAAGCGCCGCGCGGTTATGCGAACCGACGAACCCCCGAGCCGACACAGGTCGGGTGCAGACCCCCGCTCCGACGTATCCCCCGGCCCTCCTGCGCCCGAGACCCTGGAGCGGGAGGCCGCGTGGCGCCGGGGGGAGGCGCGCGCTCGAGAGCTCGCGGAGGGGAGCGCCCTGCCGGGCGGCGCGTACGGCGGCCACGCGCCGCCCGACGTGTCGAGCCACGCCTTCGCGGCGCTCGCGGAAAACGTGCGCGACTACGCGATCTTCCTGATGGACCCGCACGGGATCATCACCTTCTGGGGCGAGGGCGCGCGGCTCATCAAGTGGTGGACCAGGGAGCAGGCGGTGGGTGCCCACCTGCGCTTCCTCTACCCGGACGGAGGC containing:
- a CDS encoding DUF5916 domain-containing protein translates to MRRSPLMLAGIWLLAGTQAPAQTPPETKDAPEPARPSLRAERITGAPPILDGRLDDEVWAGAEVSSDLVQREPKEGVPASERTEVRILYDDAAVYVGIRLFDSRPDSVVAQLARRDNQIYSDWVHVGFDSYHDRRTAFVFGVNPRGVKQDLMVFDDRRLDATWDAVWEVGTTIDSLGWTAEFRIPLSQLRFTPREGEQLWGFQVRRRIARRNELAFWAPLPRNAPGDVSLYGTLRGLGGLRSPRRLEVVPYSVARVTRAPRQAANPLYSPSDYFGSLGADLKYGLTSNLTLSATMNPDFGQVEADPSQVNLTAFETRFEERRPLFMEGGDIFRFGLGEGWWGGEQLFYSRRIGRAPQRRPFVAGGFAEVPDATTLLGAVKLSGKTASGWSIGVLDVATAEEQALTVDSLGRRGREVVEPMSNYAVARLKRDFRTGQSAIGGIFTATNRRLDDNPALGFLRSSAYVGGLDARHRFGGGNYELKGWLMGSHVRGSEEAITRTQRSSVRYFQRPDAAHLDLDPSLTSLSGVAAGAAAWKIGGGNWRGAVDVLVRSPGFETNDLGFQRLADRVSESAFVAYEQFRPGRRFRRWRVDAFEWSQWSYGGERVETAVGGTANFQLLNYWGGHGGAEYYVEALSTDALRGGPALRTPGKLHTWLGLNSDQRRRVSGGLFADLFLEDETDGLSFQLGPTLAYRPSARMELSLGPSAAWNVVPWQYVAERQAGGKPRYVVGRLDQQTASLTARLNYTFTPDLTLQLYAQPFISAGEFTEFQVADAPRAGRLAERFRRLGEGELVRDPTNRAYRVDLDGNGAADFSFPDRDFHFKEMRSNAVLRWEYRPGSALFVVWSQGRSASDPDGGLRLARDARRLLSVEETNVLLVKLSYWLSR
- a CDS encoding ECF-type sigma factor → MSEQGEVTRLLVQLGHGGRDAMDRVLPMVYGELQRLAQRQLRGERGDHTLQATDLVHEAYVKLGGLERIEWKNRAQFFAIAAQAMRRVLVDHAVGRQAAKRGGERRKVPLDEAMLVLEEQTDDVLALNAALSALERSSPRLVRIVECRYFAGLSIEETAEALEISPATVKRDWTMARAWLSRELSG
- a CDS encoding DUF4242 domain-containing protein, whose protein sequence is MPRYIIERNVGTLSREELDAAGRKSNEVLDGMPGVVWIRSYVSDAEGKIYCEYDAPDRESILEHARRAGLPADRISEVALEISPAMFR
- a CDS encoding protein kinase, translating into MAGASGRWWSRFWPGRRAAAPADAPDHWRQLQEILHSALETPSGERMAFVAGACADRPELRREVESLLAAHARPSVLDRPPAVLLGLAPAPGAQTPPRLDRSAPHYEIVEKVGGGGMGVVYRARDRRLGRSVALKFLPPHLNADEHARERFLVEAQAAAALDHPNICTLYEAGETDDGHLFLAMPFYEGETLKRRLTGGALTVAEALDVAVQVANGLEKAHERGIVHRDIKPANLVVTGDGVVKIVDFGIAKLAHAGVTRPGIMLGTLAYMSPEQAEGREVDGRTDLWSLGVVLYEMLTGERPFRGEHDRVLLHAITAADPRPPTALRPDVPARVEAAVLRALARSPTERYATAREMSAALDAIRAPALPGAAPAVPRLDSGEGAFGGVAPGGERRQATIVVSTISGYDSLVERRVPGEVEQVLAGLRAAAEAVAAAHGGVLNQFAGDELVLLFGVPTTREDDAIRAARAALELHARVRALAPEGEGRDGEHLVLHTGIDTGRVVSHPEEGAPGTYRLAGAAAQVAARLARQAGRDEVWASPECRHLIGACFDSEPREAIALRDRRQPLVPYRVLRASGLQTRIEAQEKAGLTAYTGRDGELAALRRCLADALAGEGQLVTVTGEPGIGKSRLLHEFRQGVGASGVPVLMGRCQPHGAGVAYLPFVEILRAGLGLGEDAEEGREERTAERIRAISPALEEFIPLYLHLLSVPSSRYTVPRHLQGDAFRLAMQEALAAVLTLNAQREPGVVLLEDWHWADEASHAVLRQVAEVMADSPLLVLVTLRPGYGMEWSSPGQHAPIALRPLDPASTESMLRSLLKAGRVPADLAALIHERTGGNPFFIEEICQALVEEGALRPGGGDVVLAGPLQMLELPDSIQAVIRARLDRLDRDARDVVRLAAVVGREFTRTLLERTVTDGGTLPQALERLKAAGLVQQTRVAPEAGYRFKHVLTQEVAYSSLLEHQRRELHARVGAQIEQLYADRMDDHADRLAHHFSRAEEWEKAVAYGLRSAERAGALAQFSEALQVLERTQRWLAKLPAGAVRHRVLTDLLLRQERLCETLGLRARQQQIIDELISLLDPGRDGDRLAEVYLRQGDLFTLLRQFDRAEQALDRSLRLRRDLGDRIGERNTLRSLGLLRWHEGRNRQALDFAEPALRIAREQGEAAAIVGDLVNQGAILRALGELDLARASLQEALHLAEAADPGDGGAAAADDLSVKCVYALQHLANIHRERGERAQALECLHRAGELAELKRLPIQLSYHYTSVAHVYLQEGDVEESLRYYREAIDLTRKAKYAPGLAQSLRISGEVLLGLGRHDEALSNLHEAATLFAQLKDLEGEAAAWSSIAAAREREGEQVPALAAWSRAAALHRQLQHAAGEMEALEGLGRTTRRHVAEPSLALAHYHPAAELARTAGDRAAEGRLRNTIGLLEWSRGEYEQALASYERALALYRELGDGVHAGLMLNSIGATLKAQGRSDEAERRLHEAVALHRETGERKLEGHALALLGDICAERDEPQPAGAYYRQSLEIRRAIGDRRGEGWMLHDLARAELAGGLPYEVRERVASAAQIAAECGDTELATACEQLRRMAD
- a CDS encoding acyl-CoA dehydrogenase family protein, which codes for MEGIREVPVSRATGEPRPVLTDEMLQRFQQRAPQYDRENRFFAEDFDELRDSGYLTMAVPAELGGRGYTLADVCREQRRLGYHAPATALAVNMHVYWVGLIADLWRRGDRSAEWLLREAASGAVFAAGHAETGNDIPVLLSTTRAERVEGGYRFTGHKSFGSLTPVWTYLGIHGMDMSDPAAPKVVHAFMPRESEGYSIKETWDVLGMRATRSDDTILDGVFVPDRYVARVVPAGAAGLDAFVLGIFGWALMGFGNIYLGMAQRALDLVVETVKKKTSLGLGRSMAYHPGVQHGIAEMVLELEAIAPHLDRVARDWSDGVDHGVGWVIKIVAAKHHAVEGSWRAVDRALDLVGGFGVFRKSPFEQLFRDARLGRLHPANDLLTHELCGKLTLGISPDEMPRWG